From the genome of Mycetocola spongiae, one region includes:
- the acs gene encoding acetate--CoA ligase has protein sequence MNPKIDNLLTETRRFSPSEAFAANAIAGRDLYERAETDRLEFWAEQSRELLDWEKPFTRVLDWTNPPFAKWFEDGTLNVAYNCLDRHVEAGNGDRVALHWEGEPGDSRSLTYAELTTEVKRLSNVLIDLGIRAGDRVAIYLPMIPEAIMAMLAVARLGAIHSVVFGGFSADSLRSRIDDASAKLVITADGGYRKGKVSALKPAVDAALAPRGELGVQETVKNVLVVKRGENTVDWTEGRDLWWHDVVPAASPEHTPEAFPSENPLFILYTSGTTGSPKGILHTSGGYLTQAAFTHKNIFDIHPETDVYWCTADIGWITGHTYVTYGPLANGTTQVIYEGTPDAPHPGRWWEIIEKYGVSIFYTAPTAIRSFMKLGRKIPKKFDLSSLRLLGSVGEPINPEAWMWFRKVIGGKLAPIVDTWWQTETGAIMISALPGLTETKPGSAQVAVPGISIEVLGDSGSAVESGSGGLLVVSEPWPSMLRGIWGDPERFKETYWEKFGDKYFAGDGARLDEDGDIWLLGRVDDVMNVSGHRLSTAEIESALVAHPYTAEAAVVGASDETTGQAVVAFVIIKESQLEEAGGAAHISDALRAHVAAQIGAIARPREVFVVNELPKTRSGKIMRRLLRDVAEGREVGDTTTLADTSVMRIISDRVSAN, from the coding sequence ATGAATCCCAAGATCGACAATCTGCTCACCGAGACGCGTCGTTTTTCCCCGTCCGAGGCCTTCGCCGCCAACGCGATCGCCGGGCGTGACCTCTACGAGAGGGCCGAGACCGATCGCCTGGAATTCTGGGCCGAACAGTCCCGCGAACTCCTGGATTGGGAAAAGCCCTTCACCCGCGTCCTCGACTGGACCAACCCCCCGTTTGCCAAGTGGTTCGAGGACGGCACACTCAACGTGGCCTATAACTGCCTCGACCGCCACGTGGAGGCCGGCAATGGCGACCGCGTCGCCCTGCACTGGGAGGGCGAACCCGGCGATAGCCGCAGCCTCACCTATGCCGAGCTCACCACCGAGGTCAAGCGCCTCAGCAACGTCCTGATCGATCTGGGCATCCGCGCGGGCGATCGCGTGGCCATCTACCTCCCGATGATCCCCGAGGCCATCATGGCGATGCTCGCCGTGGCCCGCCTCGGCGCCATTCACTCCGTGGTCTTTGGTGGCTTCAGCGCCGATAGCCTGCGCTCGCGCATCGACGATGCCTCCGCCAAGCTGGTCATCACCGCCGATGGCGGCTACCGCAAGGGCAAGGTCTCCGCGCTGAAGCCCGCCGTGGATGCCGCCCTCGCCCCCCGCGGCGAGCTCGGGGTCCAGGAGACCGTCAAAAACGTGCTGGTGGTCAAGCGCGGCGAGAACACCGTGGACTGGACCGAGGGCCGCGATCTCTGGTGGCACGATGTGGTCCCCGCGGCCTCCCCCGAGCACACCCCCGAGGCCTTCCCCTCGGAGAACCCGCTATTTATCCTCTATACCTCGGGCACCACCGGCAGCCCCAAGGGAATCCTGCATACCTCGGGCGGCTACCTCACCCAGGCGGCCTTCACGCATAAGAATATTTTTGATATTCACCCCGAGACCGATGTCTACTGGTGCACCGCCGATATCGGCTGGATCACCGGCCACACCTATGTCACCTACGGCCCCCTGGCCAATGGCACCACCCAGGTGATCTACGAGGGCACCCCGGATGCCCCGCACCCGGGCCGCTGGTGGGAGATCATCGAAAAATACGGCGTGAGCATCTTCTATACCGCCCCCACCGCCATCCGCTCGTTTATGAAGCTGGGCCGGAAGATTCCGAAGAAATTTGATCTCTCCAGCCTGCGCCTGCTCGGTTCGGTGGGCGAGCCCATCAACCCCGAGGCCTGGATGTGGTTCCGCAAGGTCATCGGCGGCAAGCTCGCTCCCATCGTGGACACCTGGTGGCAGACCGAAACCGGCGCCATCATGATCTCGGCGCTGCCCGGTCTCACCGAGACCAAGCCCGGCAGCGCCCAGGTGGCCGTGCCGGGTATCAGCATCGAGGTCCTGGGCGATTCCGGCTCGGCCGTGGAGAGCGGCTCCGGCGGCCTGCTTGTGGTGAGCGAACCCTGGCCGAGCATGCTGCGCGGCATCTGGGGCGATCCCGAGCGGTTTAAGGAAACCTACTGGGAAAAATTTGGCGATAAGTATTTTGCCGGAGACGGCGCGCGCCTCGACGAGGACGGCGATATCTGGCTGCTCGGCCGCGTGGACGATGTCATGAACGTCTCGGGTCACCGCCTGTCCACCGCCGAGATCGAGTCCGCCCTCGTGGCGCACCCCTATACCGCCGAGGCCGCCGTGGTGGGCGCCTCCGATGAGACCACGGGCCAGGCCGTTGTGGCCTTTGTGATTATCAAGGAGAGCCAGCTGGAGGAGGCCGGCGGGGCCGCGCATATCTCCGATGCCCTGCGCGCCCACGTGGCCGCCCAGATCGGGGCGATTGCCCGCCCGCGCGAGGTATTTGTGGTGAATGAGCTGCCCAAGACCCGCTCCGGCAAGATCATGCGCCGCCTGCTGCGCGATGTCGCGGAGGGCCGCGAGGTGGGCGATACCACCACGCTCGCCGATACCTCGGTCATGCGCATCATCAGCGATCGCGTCTCGGCCAATTAG
- a CDS encoding CpaF family protein, with translation MPSGLPAPGSAPREALGQLLEPPPARLRLALACGWLGPYLLLPGITDLCISVSTGLWFDIGAGLTPDPSARPTESGLRALAVRLIALGGRHLDEASPCVDVRLSDGVRVHAVLPPVAPLGTAVSIRLPSARPLRVEALAAAGFFGPAERSCRAAVLAAVRGRQNILISGSTGAGKTTLLAALLGEADPGERIIAVEDVSELRVEHPQFTPLQARQANVEGAGGLSVRRLLREALRMRPDRLVLGECRGEEVRELLSALNTGHDGGAGTIHANSLADVPARLEALGALAGLSARAVAGQARSAIGLLIHLDFMHSHRRVGALGCLGVDARGRLGVQPEWSAAA, from the coding sequence GTGCCTAGCGGTCTGCCCGCGCCGGGTTCCGCACCCCGAGAGGCCCTCGGGCAGCTGCTGGAGCCCCCGCCCGCACGCTTGCGCCTCGCGCTGGCCTGCGGCTGGCTGGGCCCGTACCTTTTGCTGCCCGGCATCACCGATCTCTGTATCTCGGTCTCCACGGGGCTGTGGTTTGATATCGGCGCGGGCCTCACCCCCGATCCCTCGGCGCGACCCACCGAGTCGGGGCTGCGCGCTCTCGCCGTGCGGCTTATCGCACTGGGCGGGCGCCACCTCGACGAGGCGAGCCCGTGTGTGGACGTGCGGCTCAGCGACGGCGTGCGGGTGCATGCCGTCCTGCCGCCGGTGGCTCCGCTGGGCACCGCCGTGAGCATTCGCCTTCCCTCCGCGCGGCCGCTGAGGGTGGAGGCCCTGGCCGCCGCCGGGTTTTTTGGCCCCGCGGAACGTTCCTGCCGGGCCGCGGTGCTGGCCGCCGTCCGGGGGAGGCAAAACATCCTCATCAGCGGCTCCACCGGCGCCGGAAAAACCACCCTGCTGGCCGCGCTCCTGGGCGAGGCCGATCCCGGGGAGCGGATCATCGCGGTGGAAGACGTCTCCGAACTGCGCGTGGAACATCCCCAGTTCACCCCGTTGCAGGCCCGCCAGGCAAATGTGGAGGGTGCGGGTGGGCTCAGCGTGCGGCGCCTGCTGCGCGAGGCCCTGCGCATGCGCCCGGACCGTCTTGTGCTGGGGGAATGCCGCGGCGAGGAGGTGCGGGAACTCCTCTCCGCGCTGAACACGGGCCACGATGGCGGGGCGGGCACCATCCACGCCAACTCGCTGGCGGATGTCCCCGCGCGGCTCGAGGCGCTTGGGGCGCTTGCCGGCCTCTCCGCGCGGGCGGTGGCGGGCCAGGCCCGCAGCGCCATCGGCCTGCTCATCCACCTCGATTTTATGCACTCCCACAGGCGGGTCGGGGCTCTCGGATGCCTGGGCGTTGATGCCCGGGGCCGTCTCGGGGTGCAGCCCGAGTGGAGCGCGGCAGCATGA
- a CDS encoding RidA family protein, with the protein MSAIINRLAELGLSLPEVAPPVAAYVPAVVHGDLVYTSGQLPFTAGVLPATGKVGEGEGLVSAADARAYAGTAVLNALAAVAAEIGSLDRVTRIVKLTGFVASDPSFFGQPGVINGASELLGEIFGDVGVHARSAVGVAVLPLDSPVELELVVAYA; encoded by the coding sequence ATGAGCGCCATCATTAACCGCCTCGCCGAGCTGGGTCTGAGCCTGCCCGAGGTCGCCCCGCCCGTGGCCGCCTATGTACCCGCCGTGGTCCATGGCGACCTGGTATATACCTCCGGTCAGCTGCCGTTCACCGCCGGGGTCCTGCCCGCAACCGGAAAGGTGGGGGAGGGCGAGGGCCTGGTCTCCGCCGCGGATGCGCGCGCCTATGCCGGCACCGCCGTGCTTAACGCCCTGGCCGCGGTGGCCGCGGAGATCGGTTCGCTTGATCGGGTCACCCGGATCGTGAAGCTCACCGGATTTGTCGCCTCCGACCCGTCGTTTTTTGGGCAGCCCGGCGTGATCAACGGGGCCTCCGAACTGCTTGGTGAAATCTTCGGCGACGTCGGAGTGCACGCGCGCTCGGCCGTGGGCGTCGCGGTGCTGCCGCTGGATTCGCCCGTGGAGCTGGAGCTCGTGGTGGCGTACGCCTAA
- a CDS encoding DUF4177 domain-containing protein, translating to MTRWEYLTTPLMIHNTAAILTNWGRQGWELVQIVTGPEGGLVAYMKRPLADEGENA from the coding sequence ATGACTCGCTGGGAGTACCTCACCACGCCACTCATGATTCACAATACCGCCGCCATCCTGACCAATTGGGGCCGCCAGGGCTGGGAGCTTGTCCAGATCGTGACCGGTCCCGAGGGTGGACTCGTGGCCTATATGAAGCGTCCGCTCGCCGATGAGGGAGAAAACGCATGA